A part of Oryctolagus cuniculus chromosome 4, mOryCun1.1, whole genome shotgun sequence genomic DNA contains:
- the UTS2B gene encoding urotensin-2B, with translation MNKIFSTPMCFGFLSFLSVMILLESVHGRPYLIQGKDLFPDKEDTNNEEILLALLNKHFDFQRASNIDIELAKKLEELNQLEKLKEQLLEAKRAKMSYAMDDLSSLHPNKRACFWKYCV, from the exons ATGAACAAGATCTTTTCAACCCCAATGTGCTTtggattcctttctttcttatctgTAATGATCCTTTTAGAATCGGTGCATGGAAGACCATATCTAATCCAAG GAAAGGACTTGTTTCCTGATAAAGAAGATACAAACAATGAAGAAATCTTGTTGGCTCTGCTGAATAAACATTTTGATTTCCAAAGAGCTTCCAACATTG ATATAGAATTGGCTAAGAAATTGGAAGAACTTAACCAG CTGGAAAAGCTAAAAGAACAGCTCCTGGAGGCAAAGCGTGCTAAGATGTCCTATGCTATGGATGACTTATCCTCTTTACATCCTAACAAGCGAG ctTGCTTTTGGAAATACTGTGTCTAA